The Dermochelys coriacea isolate rDerCor1 chromosome 7, rDerCor1.pri.v4, whole genome shotgun sequence genome window below encodes:
- the BARX1 gene encoding homeobox protein BarH-like 1, whose product MQHPLDLGAGHYFPAEAFPDHRSHRYRSFMIEEILTDHPDSKVSAPAGELLKFGVQALLSARPYHNHLAVLKAEQAAVFKFPLAPLGCSGLGSALLAAGSGLQGGSGSPHLPLELHLRGKLEPGPPEQGSKAKKGRRSRTVFTELQLMGLEKRFEKQKYLSTPDRIDLAESLGLSQLQVKTWYQNRRMKWKKIVLQGGGLESPTKPKGRPKKNSIPTSEQLTEQERAKEAEKQAESLNSPCEVNQEE is encoded by the exons ATGCAGCATCCCCTGGACCTGGGAGCCGGGCATTATTTCCCCGCGGAAGCCTTTCCTGACCACCGCTCGCATCGCTACCGGAGTTTTATGATCGAGGAAATCCTGACGGATCACCCCGACTCCAAGGTTTCGGCGCCGGCCGGAGAGCTCCTCAAGTTCGGGGTGCAAGCGCTGCTCTCAGCCCGACCCTATCACAACCACCTAG CGGTGCTGAAGGCTGAGCAGGCGGCGGTGTTCAAATTCCCCCTGGCCCCCCTGGGTTGCTCCGGCCTGGGTTCGGCCCTGTTGGCTGCAGGTTCGGGGCTGCAGGGCGGCTCGGGATCCCCTCACCTCCCGCTGGAGCTGCACCTCCGGGGGAAGCTGGAGCCGGGACCCCCGGAGCAGGGCAGCAAAGCCAAGAAAGGGCGCCGGAGCCGCACTGTGTTCACAGAGCTGCAGCTGATGGGGCTGGAGAAGCGCTTCGAGAAACAGAAATACCTCTCCACGCCAGACAG AATAGACCTGGCAGAGTCCCTGGGTCTCAGTCAACTTCAGGTGAAAACGTGGTACCAAAATAGGCGAATGAAATGGAAGAAAATA GTATTACAAGGTGGGGGCCTTGAATCCCCTACCAAACCTAAAGGCCGCCCGAAGAAAAACTCCATCCCAACCAGCGAGCAACTTACAGAGCAGGAGCGAGCCAAGGAAGCAGAGAAACAAGCGGAAAGCCTAAACTCGCCCTGTGAAGTCAACCAGGaggaataa